From Toxorhynchites rutilus septentrionalis strain SRP chromosome 2, ASM2978413v1, whole genome shotgun sequence, a single genomic window includes:
- the LOC129765509 gene encoding RNA-binding protein lark, with protein MPTSGTFKLFIGNVDEKTQPSDLRPLFEKYGTVVECDVVKNYGFVHMENEDQGRDAIQNLDGYVVNGKAIKVEAARNRRAPNTNTTKIFVGNLTDVTRAPQVRELFQKYGTVVECDIVRNYGFVHLDPTGDVNEAIRELNGMMVDGQPMKVQVSTSRVRPKPGMGDPEQCYRCGRSGHWSKECPRLLWSESRFRDRPMYARDPYPPPPPPPFLRERIMDGFRDTFDYYDRYDDPRDLFERRYGIRGRDFPPLRTREPMPPIPPLMRRSAVESSRSTNYDSIFSRRTPPPSSRNGSSISRFGVYEDFSRDSFDDRRQGLRGPSPTHRYAPY; from the exons ATGCCGACCTCTGGAACATTCAAGCTATTTATTGGCAATGTCGATGAGAAGACACAACCGTCGGACTTACGGCCACTGTTCGAAAAGTACGGGACTGTAGTAGAATGCGATGTGGTGAAAAATTACGGCTTTGTGCACATGGAAAACGAGGATCAGGGCCGAGATGCGATTCAGAATCTGGACGGGTACGTGGTCAATGGTAAAGCTATCAAAGTGGAAGCTGCCAGGAACCGTCGCGCGCCGAACACAAACACGACCAAGATATTCGTAGGCAATCTGACTGACGTAACCCGCGCTCCGCAAGTTCgcgaattatttcaaaaatacgGTACCGTTGTCGAGTGTGATATCGTCCGGAACTACGGCTTTGTCCATCTGGATCCGACCGGCGATGTTAATGAAGCGATTCGTGAACTCAACGGCATGATGGTGGACGGTCAGCCGATGAAAGTGCAAGTTTCCACCAGCCGGGTTCGTCCGAAGCCCGGTATGGGTGATCCGGAACAGTGCTACCGCTGCGGTCGTTCTGGCCACTGGTCGAAGGAATGTCCGCGTTTGCTCTGGTCCGAAAGTAGATTCCGCGATCGTCCGATGTACGCCAGGGATCCGTAtccaccgccgccgccgccaccgTTCCTTCGCGAGCGCATTATGGATGGATTTAGG GATACCTTTGACTATTATGATCGTTACGATGACCCGAGGGATTTGTTCGAGCGCCGCTACGGAATTCGTGGGCGTGACTTTCCCCCCTTGAGAACACGTGAACCAATGCCACCGATTCCGCCGCTTATGCGACGCAGTGCGGTCGAAAGTAGCCGCAGCACAAACTACGACTCAATCTTTAGCCGTCGGACGCCGCCTCCATCGAGCCGAAATGGAAGTAGCATTAGTCGCTTTGGAGTGTACGAAGACTTTAGTAGAGATTCGTTCGATGATCGACGCCAAGGATTGCGGGGACCATCGCCCACCCACCGGTACGCTCCGTACTGA
- the LOC129768942 gene encoding uncharacterized protein LOC129768942 → MGSFFSKTPAANMNGPLAEFVQSAIAKDKVVIFSKTYCPYCTMAKEPFKKLNQAFACYELDQRNDGDEIQSILGELTGARTVPRVFIDGNFVGGGTDVKKMYSDGRLEKMLS, encoded by the exons ATGGGTTCATTCTTCAGTAAAACACCAGCAGCCAACATGAATGGACCATTAGCGGAGTTTGTTCAGAGCGCCATTGCTAAGGATAAGGTGGTCATCTTTTCGAAGACTTACTGTCCGTACTGCACAATGGCCAAAGAG CCGTTCAAGAAACTAAATCAAGCATTTGCTTGTTACGAACTGGATCAGCGTAATGATGGAGATGAAATACAATCGATTCTTGGCGAACTTACTGGGGCGCGAACG GTTCCCCGAGTGTTCATCGATGGAAACTTCGTTGGAGGTGGTACAGAcgtgaaaaaaatgtattcggATGGTCGGTTGGAGAAGATGCTCTCTTAG